The Pseudomonas fluorescens genome includes a window with the following:
- a CDS encoding alkene reductase: MTDQILFTPYTLGDLTLSNRVVLAPLTRNRAGQGFVPSEFAATYYSQRASAGLLISEASQISQQGQGYQDTPGIYTQAQIDGWRTVTAAVHAKGGRIFLQLWHVGRVSHVDLQANGAAPVAPSALRPATKVFVNNRFEDVSEPRALDISELPGIVNDFRQAAANAIAAGFDGVEIHGANGYLLDQFIKDGANMRTDAYGGSIENRARLLLEVTAAVVDEVGANRTGLRISPVSPANGVSSSAPQAQFDYLIDQLNTLDIVYLHVVEGATGGPRDVAPFDFGALRQRFKNTYIANNGYDLDLATSRLIEDKADLIAFGRPFIGNPDLVERLRTGSPLSAFNPATLYGGGATGYIDYPTLAESSAQ; the protein is encoded by the coding sequence ATGACTGACCAGATCCTGTTCACACCCTACACGTTGGGTGATCTCACGCTTTCCAACCGAGTGGTCCTGGCGCCGCTGACACGTAACCGTGCGGGGCAAGGTTTTGTGCCGAGCGAGTTCGCTGCCACTTACTACAGCCAGAGAGCGTCGGCAGGCCTGTTGATCTCCGAGGCGTCGCAGATCTCCCAGCAAGGCCAGGGCTATCAGGACACCCCCGGGATCTACACCCAGGCCCAGATCGACGGCTGGCGCACGGTCACCGCTGCCGTGCATGCCAAAGGCGGGCGGATTTTCCTGCAACTGTGGCATGTCGGCCGCGTTTCCCACGTCGACCTGCAAGCGAACGGTGCGGCGCCAGTGGCCCCCTCCGCTCTGCGTCCGGCGACCAAGGTATTCGTCAACAACCGTTTCGAAGACGTTTCCGAACCGCGAGCGCTGGACATCAGCGAGTTGCCCGGGATCGTCAACGATTTTCGCCAGGCGGCGGCGAACGCCATCGCCGCGGGATTTGACGGCGTAGAGATCCACGGTGCGAACGGCTACCTGTTGGACCAGTTCATCAAGGACGGCGCCAACATGCGCACCGATGCCTACGGCGGCTCGATTGAAAATCGTGCTCGCCTGCTGCTGGAAGTGACGGCGGCAGTGGTGGACGAAGTCGGCGCCAACCGCACCGGCCTGCGCATCTCGCCGGTCTCGCCGGCCAATGGTGTGTCCAGCAGCGCGCCACAGGCCCAGTTCGACTACCTGATCGACCAGCTCAACACCCTCGACATCGTGTACCTGCATGTGGTCGAAGGCGCGACCGGTGGGCCGCGCGACGTTGCGCCCTTCGACTTTGGTGCCTTGCGCCAGCGCTTCAAAAACACCTACATCGCCAACAACGGCTACGACCTGGACCTGGCGACCTCACGACTCATCGAAGACAAGGCTGACCTGATCGCCTTCGGCCGGCCGTTCATCGGCAATCCGGACCTGGTGGAGCGGCTCAGGACCGGCTCGCCTTTGTCGGCGTTCAATCCCGCTACCCTCTACGGTGGTGGTGCGACGGGCTACATCGACTATCCAACGCTCGCTGAATCCAGCGCGCAGTAA
- a CDS encoding LacI family DNA-binding transcriptional regulator, protein MTSVKDVAQLAGVSLMTVSRALNTPEKLSPETLQRVRRAIEELQFVPSLSARRMRGDNLQARTIGVFALDTATTPFAVELLLSIEQTAQQAGWNVFILNLLSNPPTDQNIDLMLSHRPDGLIFSAMGLRQVSIPERLKSKPLVLANCLADDSHLVSYVPDDEAGQHRAMQHALSQGYRRPLCINLPRKSLAWGLRQQGLKRACQAVGLAPEALLQYDLSDHDAYDETAAILDRHIVDGRPQFDILVCGNDRIAFCAYQLLLGRGLKIPDDVAVLGYDNMIGIAELFMPPLTTVQLPYYEIGRQAARHLIENLEVSGAQPVDCPLVVRASL, encoded by the coding sequence ATGACTTCCGTGAAAGACGTTGCACAGCTGGCCGGCGTATCCCTGATGACGGTTTCGCGCGCGCTCAACACGCCGGAAAAACTGAGCCCCGAAACCCTTCAGCGGGTACGTCGCGCCATTGAGGAACTGCAATTCGTACCGAGCCTGTCGGCGCGCAGGATGCGCGGCGACAACCTGCAGGCGCGCACCATCGGTGTGTTCGCACTGGACACCGCGACCACGCCGTTTGCCGTCGAGTTGCTGCTGTCCATCGAACAGACCGCGCAGCAGGCAGGCTGGAACGTCTTCATCCTTAACCTGTTGAGCAACCCGCCCACCGATCAGAACATCGACCTGATGCTATCGCACCGCCCCGACGGGTTGATCTTCAGTGCCATGGGATTGCGCCAGGTGAGCATTCCCGAACGACTCAAGAGCAAACCGCTGGTGCTCGCCAATTGCCTGGCCGATGACAGCCACTTGGTCAGTTATGTGCCGGATGATGAAGCCGGGCAGCATCGAGCCATGCAGCATGCGTTGAGCCAAGGCTATCGACGCCCGCTGTGTATCAATTTGCCGAGGAAGAGTCTTGCCTGGGGCCTGCGTCAACAAGGCCTGAAACGCGCCTGTCAGGCCGTCGGGCTGGCACCTGAAGCACTCCTGCAGTACGACCTTTCCGATCACGACGCCTATGATGAAACCGCCGCCATTCTCGACCGGCATATCGTTGACGGCCGTCCGCAATTCGACATCCTGGTCTGCGGCAACGACCGCATTGCCTTTTGCGCCTATCAGTTGTTGCTGGGGCGCGGCCTGAAAATTCCCGACGATGTCGCAGTGCTCGGCTATGACAACATGATCGGCATCGCCGAACTGTTCATGCCGCCACTGACCACGGTACAACTGCCGTACTACGAGATCGGACGCCAGGCGGCCCGGCACCTGATCGAGAACCTCGAGGTATCGGGCGCCCAGCCGGTGGATTGCCCCCTGGTGGTCAGGGCGTCGCTATAA
- a CDS encoding efflux RND transporter periplasmic adaptor subunit: protein MSKIPFITLGLLVGALLLSGCDSASPPDASSPLASVRIETVQARPLSISNELSGRIAAPRVAEVRARVAGVVLQQVFREGRDVKQGELLFRIDPAPFKADLDSAEAALRKAEANAFQARLQAQRYAQLIDDKAISGQDYDNARASVRQTAADVAASKAAVERAKLNLGYATVTAPISGRIGRALVTEGALVGQNESTPLALIQQLDPIHADLTQSTRELNDLRRAFRAGLLQAVGQGQAKATLIQDDGSPYPLPGKLLFTDLSVDPSTGQITLRSEFPNPDLDLLPGSFIRVRLEQAVNSQGITVPQRAVLRDSAGVAQVLMLDAEQKVSQQPVQLGAAQNDRWVVTQGLKPGDRIVIEGLQHARPGEQVQVDDTPLPLAQVHGPQAGH from the coding sequence ATGTCCAAGATTCCTTTCATCACACTGGGCCTGCTGGTCGGCGCGCTGCTGCTCAGTGGCTGTGATAGCGCCTCGCCCCCAGACGCCTCCTCCCCGCTGGCAAGCGTGCGTATCGAAACCGTTCAGGCCCGACCACTGTCGATCAGCAACGAGCTAAGTGGCAGGATCGCCGCGCCGCGGGTAGCCGAAGTGCGGGCGCGGGTGGCTGGGGTCGTCTTGCAACAGGTGTTTCGTGAAGGCCGCGACGTCAAACAGGGCGAGCTGCTGTTTCGCATCGATCCGGCGCCATTCAAGGCCGACCTGGACAGTGCCGAGGCGGCGTTGCGCAAGGCCGAGGCCAATGCGTTCCAGGCCCGTTTGCAGGCACAACGTTACGCCCAGTTGATCGATGACAAAGCGATCAGTGGCCAGGATTACGACAACGCCCGGGCCAGCGTGCGCCAGACCGCCGCCGATGTCGCTGCCAGCAAGGCCGCGGTGGAACGGGCGAAACTGAACCTGGGGTACGCCACGGTGACCGCGCCTATTTCCGGACGTATCGGTCGCGCGCTGGTGACGGAAGGTGCCTTGGTCGGGCAGAACGAAAGCACGCCGTTGGCGTTGATCCAGCAACTGGACCCGATCCACGCCGACCTCACGCAATCGACCCGCGAACTCAACGACCTGCGCCGCGCCTTTCGCGCAGGGCTCTTGCAAGCGGTCGGCCAGGGCCAGGCCAAGGCCACGTTGATTCAGGACGATGGCAGCCCCTATCCGCTGCCCGGCAAATTGCTGTTCACCGACCTCAGCGTCGACCCGAGCACCGGCCAGATCACCCTGCGCAGCGAATTTCCCAACCCCGACCTGGACCTGCTGCCTGGCAGCTTCATTCGCGTGCGCCTGGAACAGGCGGTCAACAGCCAGGGCATCACTGTGCCGCAACGGGCCGTCCTGCGAGACAGCGCCGGGGTTGCCCAGGTGCTGATGCTGGACGCCGAACAGAAGGTCAGCCAGCAACCTGTGCAACTGGGCGCCGCGCAAAACGATCGCTGGGTCGTCACGCAAGGTTTGAAACCCGGCGACCGCATCGTCATCGAAGGCCTGCAACATGCCCGTCCCGGTGAGCAGGTCCAGGTCGATGACACCCCACTTCCCCTCGCCCAGGTTCACGGGCCACAGGCAGGACACTAA
- a CDS encoding SDR family NAD(P)-dependent oxidoreductase codes for MDTRTTVLITGASTGIGAVYAQRFAQRGHDLVLVARDSARLEALAAKLRSEHNVAVDILQADLTQLGDLTTVEARLRDDANIGILVNNAGAAQSGTFIEQSTDSVAHLVSLNTTALVRLASAIAPRLVEAGDGAIINIGSVVGLAPEFGMSVYGATKAFVLFLSQGLSLELSPKGVYVQAVLPAATRTEIWERAGIDINTLNEIMEVGDLVDAALVGFDRREPVTIPPLHEEARWDALQAARQGLLGQIRQSHVAERYQDPA; via the coding sequence ATGGACACTCGCACAACTGTTCTCATCACTGGCGCCTCCACCGGTATTGGCGCTGTCTATGCCCAACGCTTTGCGCAACGTGGACACGATCTCGTCCTGGTGGCCCGCGACAGCGCGCGCCTGGAAGCGCTGGCCGCCAAGCTGCGCAGCGAGCACAACGTTGCCGTCGATATTCTCCAGGCCGACCTGACCCAGCTCGGCGACCTGACAACCGTCGAAGCCCGGCTGCGCGACGACGCCAACATCGGCATCCTGGTCAATAACGCCGGCGCCGCCCAATCCGGGACCTTCATCGAACAGTCGACCGACAGTGTCGCGCACCTGGTGTCGCTCAATACCACCGCGCTGGTCCGGCTGGCCAGCGCCATCGCCCCACGCCTGGTGGAAGCGGGTGACGGCGCGATCATCAACATCGGCTCCGTCGTTGGCCTGGCACCGGAGTTCGGTATGTCGGTCTACGGCGCGACCAAGGCGTTCGTGCTGTTTCTCTCCCAGGGACTCAGCCTGGAACTCTCTCCGAAAGGCGTCTACGTACAAGCCGTCCTGCCAGCGGCCACCCGCACTGAGATCTGGGAACGCGCGGGCATCGATATCAACACCCTGAATGAAATCATGGAAGTCGGTGACCTGGTCGATGCCGCGCTGGTCGGTTTTGATCGTCGCGAGCCGGTGACCATCCCGCCCTTGCATGAAGAAGCACGCTGGGATGCCTTGCAGGCCGCACGTCAAGGCCTGCTCGGGCAAATCCGGCAGTCCCATGTCGCCGAACGCTATCAAGACCCGGCGTGA
- a CDS encoding DUF2599 domain-containing protein produces MKTRLKRITPLLVLPLFWQTTAANAESCEETLKRVEGLYNNTVDSCRQDPASDCSGLLIRGTHRANPAKGEKWDVWNPSPKAKELGTFAASWMRVDGISYEDPGMSTQNGYIITPIDQVREPETPVHIYCAFPNDAWTDFRNDRGCGNNKNTAQTEAVCQAMAPPILNANAWVAHFTRFNNDRKQDQLQCGFNMRNPMSSRERVDAFRNFMGARQVINTREFQTQTELRLGNPKDDALPILAFFYSDQRGLNDALANQRDYKDKTGKDRNIIKIDFPRTPGSKATFSCTRTTPPTQQFCERYIESSTWVRRPDPKLGPDTWSLQVVPTACGRAIKDDQTDRMFAELYNKHKDDGQWRQYSVYGGSIRRQLVCHLAATFDGKPVRNKPEWNLEPARPYVDQARAVAQYCNPY; encoded by the coding sequence ATGAAGACACGTTTGAAAAGAATCACGCCTTTGCTCGTCCTCCCGTTGTTCTGGCAAACGACAGCGGCCAATGCCGAGTCGTGCGAAGAGACGCTGAAACGGGTGGAAGGTTTGTATAACAACACCGTCGACAGTTGCCGGCAGGACCCGGCCTCGGATTGTTCGGGGTTGCTGATCAGGGGCACCCACCGCGCCAACCCGGCGAAGGGCGAAAAATGGGATGTCTGGAACCCGAGCCCGAAAGCGAAGGAACTGGGTACCTTTGCCGCCTCCTGGATGCGGGTCGATGGCATCAGCTATGAAGATCCTGGCATGAGCACCCAGAACGGCTACATCATCACGCCGATCGACCAGGTACGCGAACCGGAAACCCCGGTGCACATCTACTGCGCATTTCCGAACGATGCCTGGACCGACTTTCGCAATGACCGAGGCTGCGGCAACAACAAAAACACCGCGCAGACAGAGGCTGTCTGCCAGGCCATGGCGCCGCCTATCCTCAACGCCAATGCCTGGGTCGCGCATTTCACCCGGTTCAACAACGACAGGAAGCAAGACCAGTTGCAATGTGGATTCAATATGCGCAACCCCATGAGCAGCCGGGAACGGGTCGACGCGTTTCGAAACTTCATGGGCGCCCGGCAAGTCATCAATACCCGCGAATTTCAAACCCAGACCGAACTGCGCCTGGGTAACCCGAAAGACGATGCATTGCCGATCCTGGCGTTTTTCTACAGCGATCAACGGGGCTTGAACGATGCCCTGGCCAACCAACGGGACTACAAAGACAAGACCGGCAAGGATCGCAACATCATCAAGATCGACTTCCCCAGGACGCCGGGCAGCAAGGCCACGTTCTCCTGCACCCGAACCACGCCGCCCACGCAACAATTCTGTGAACGCTACATCGAATCCAGTACTTGGGTACGCCGCCCTGATCCGAAGCTTGGGCCCGATACCTGGTCGCTCCAGGTCGTGCCCACGGCCTGCGGCCGTGCGATCAAGGATGACCAGACCGACAGGATGTTTGCCGAGCTGTACAACAAGCACAAAGACGACGGGCAATGGCGGCAATACAGCGTCTACGGCGGATCCATCCGCCGGCAACTAGTGTGTCATCTGGCGGCCACCTTCGATGGCAAACCCGTCAGGAACAAGCCCGAGTGGAACCTTGAGCCGGCACGTCCTTACGTCGACCAGGCCAGGGCTGTCGCACAGTATTGCAATCCTTACTGA
- a CDS encoding TetR/AcrR family transcriptional regulator: MRVTKAQAQANREHIVETASVLFRERGFDGVGVADLMAAAGFTHGGFYKHFGSKADLMAEAAANSLAQSLTDNAGIDVAGFVDLYVSRDHRDGRGSGCTMAALCGDAARQSPELKATFANGIEDMLAALESRYEAGQDAPQEAIRAKMLDMLAHAVGAIVLSRACPDDSALADEILEVCRARIIAALPSSPAKQP; the protein is encoded by the coding sequence ATGAGGGTGACCAAGGCCCAGGCCCAGGCAAATCGGGAGCACATCGTCGAGACGGCCTCTGTCTTGTTTCGCGAGCGAGGCTTTGACGGCGTGGGTGTGGCGGACCTGATGGCGGCCGCCGGCTTCACCCATGGCGGGTTCTACAAGCATTTCGGCTCCAAGGCCGACCTGATGGCCGAAGCGGCGGCGAATAGCCTTGCGCAGTCGCTGACCGACAATGCAGGCATCGACGTAGCTGGTTTCGTCGATCTTTACGTGTCCAGGGACCACCGTGACGGCCGGGGTAGCGGTTGCACCATGGCGGCACTGTGTGGCGACGCTGCCCGTCAATCGCCCGAGCTGAAGGCTACCTTTGCCAACGGCATCGAAGACATGCTGGCCGCGCTTGAAAGCCGGTATGAGGCCGGGCAAGACGCGCCGCAGGAAGCGATCAGGGCAAAAATGCTCGACATGTTGGCGCATGCCGTCGGTGCGATCGTGTTGTCACGGGCCTGCCCGGACGATTCCGCGCTGGCCGATGAAATCCTCGAGGTGTGCCGCGCCCGGATCATTGCGGCGCTGCCGTCGTCGCCCGCGAAGCAGCCTTAG
- a CDS encoding NADP-dependent oxidoreductase has translation MKAFLIDRYGKHSGRIGELPTPDVGDHDVLVRVQAASVNLLDSKISKGEFKLILPYSFPLALGHDLAGVVVRVGSRVEQFKPGDEVYARAPDGHIGTFAEQISVNENALAVKPANISMEEAAALPLVALTAWQVLVETARLKKGQKVFIQAGSGGVGTLAIQLAKHLGAFVATSTSTPNVPWVKALGADVVIDYKQQDFASVLQDYDIVLNSLGADELEKSLKILKPGGQLISISGPPTPQFAQAQGLSWVLRLIMGLLSSGIRRKAHRKGVSYAFVYMRANGPQLREITTLVESGSIKPVLDRSFPFDATADALSYVEQGRSKGKVVIKIHSGMADE, from the coding sequence ATGAAGGCATTTTTAATCGACCGCTACGGCAAGCACAGTGGTCGTATCGGCGAGCTACCGACCCCTGACGTGGGTGACCACGACGTTCTGGTCCGCGTGCAGGCTGCCAGCGTCAATTTGCTGGATTCAAAGATCAGCAAAGGCGAATTCAAGCTGATCCTGCCCTACTCCTTTCCCTTGGCATTGGGTCATGACTTGGCCGGGGTCGTGGTCCGCGTGGGATCCCGTGTCGAGCAATTCAAGCCGGGCGATGAAGTCTATGCCCGCGCCCCGGACGGGCACATCGGCACCTTCGCCGAGCAGATTTCAGTGAACGAAAATGCCCTGGCCGTGAAACCGGCAAACATCAGCATGGAAGAAGCCGCCGCCCTGCCCTTGGTCGCCCTGACCGCCTGGCAGGTACTGGTTGAAACCGCCCGGCTGAAGAAAGGCCAAAAGGTCTTCATCCAGGCCGGTTCAGGTGGCGTCGGCACCCTCGCCATCCAGCTTGCCAAGCACCTCGGCGCCTTCGTTGCGACCAGCACCAGCACCCCCAATGTGCCGTGGGTCAAAGCCCTGGGCGCAGACGTTGTCATCGATTACAAGCAGCAGGATTTCGCCAGCGTCCTGCAGGACTATGACATCGTGTTGAACAGCCTGGGCGCCGATGAGCTGGAGAAATCGCTGAAGATCCTGAAACCAGGCGGCCAACTCATTTCCATCTCCGGCCCCCCCACCCCACAGTTCGCCCAGGCCCAGGGACTTTCCTGGGTGCTGAGACTGATCATGGGCCTGTTGAGCAGCGGTATACGCCGCAAGGCCCACCGAAAGGGAGTGAGCTACGCCTTCGTGTACATGCGTGCCAATGGTCCTCAGCTGCGGGAGATCACCACCCTCGTCGAGTCCGGCAGCATCAAGCCGGTGCTTGATCGATCCTTCCCCTTCGACGCGACAGCCGATGCCCTGAGCTATGTCGAACAAGGACGATCGAAGGGTAAGGTCGTCATCAAGATCCACTCGGGAATGGCCGATGAGTGA
- a CDS encoding ABC transporter ATP-binding protein: protein MIKLKLDNVNKQLGGARILRDVSLEISAGEFVVFVGPSGCGKSTLLRLIAGLDSICDGDLLIDGRRVNDLEPRERGVGMVFQSYALYPHMSVYDNISFGLKLAKTEKASLRERVLKTAQILQLDKLLQRKPRELSGGQRQRVAMGRAMAREPDILLFDEPLSNLDASLRVQMRNEIARLHGRLGSTMIYVTHDQVEAMTLADKIVVLNGGRIEQVGSPRELYEHPASRFVAGFLGSPKMNFLPARLHSPGETSQIDSPLLGMTPLPFDSAHLAVGSPLTLGIRPEHMSLKAAQGSAGVGVVGVVGVEYLGSETYVHLESGEDEPLICRCEVNAGWRVGDRVELQLAFGSVHLFDADGTALRRHPAVIEVLPEDVPQRSPKAGAL, encoded by the coding sequence GTGATCAAGTTGAAGCTGGACAACGTGAACAAACAATTGGGCGGCGCACGCATTCTTCGCGACGTCAGCCTGGAAATCTCGGCGGGTGAATTCGTGGTTTTCGTCGGCCCTTCGGGCTGCGGAAAGTCGACCTTGCTGCGGCTGATCGCCGGACTGGATTCGATCTGTGACGGCGACCTGCTGATCGACGGACGCCGGGTCAATGACCTGGAACCGCGCGAGCGTGGCGTCGGCATGGTGTTCCAGTCCTATGCGCTGTACCCGCACATGAGCGTCTACGACAACATCAGCTTTGGCCTCAAACTGGCCAAGACCGAAAAGGCCAGCCTGCGCGAGCGAGTGCTGAAAACCGCGCAAATCCTGCAGTTGGATAAACTGCTGCAGCGCAAGCCACGGGAACTGTCGGGTGGACAGCGCCAGCGAGTGGCCATGGGCCGGGCCATGGCGCGGGAACCGGACATCCTGTTGTTCGACGAGCCACTGTCCAACCTCGACGCCTCTCTGCGCGTGCAGATGCGCAACGAAATCGCTCGGCTGCATGGGCGACTGGGCTCGACCATGATCTACGTGACCCACGACCAGGTTGAAGCGATGACCCTGGCCGACAAGATTGTCGTGCTCAATGGCGGCCGCATCGAGCAGGTCGGCTCGCCACGCGAACTCTATGAGCACCCGGCCAGCCGCTTTGTCGCCGGTTTCCTCGGTTCGCCCAAGATGAACTTTCTGCCGGCGCGCCTGCACTCCCCAGGTGAGACCAGCCAGATCGACAGCCCTTTATTGGGCATGACGCCCCTTCCCTTCGACAGCGCCCACCTGGCGGTGGGCAGTCCGCTGACCCTGGGGATTCGCCCGGAACACATGTCGCTCAAAGCGGCGCAAGGCAGCGCCGGGGTCGGCGTGGTCGGCGTGGTCGGGGTCGAATACCTGGGCAGCGAAACCTACGTGCACCTGGAGTCAGGCGAGGATGAACCCTTGATCTGTCGCTGCGAAGTCAACGCCGGATGGCGAGTGGGCGATCGGGTTGAACTGCAACTGGCGTTCGGCAGCGTGCATCTGTTCGACGCGGATGGCACGGCCTTGAGGCGCCATCCTGCTGTTATTGAAGTCCTCCCGGAGGACGTCCCGCAGCGCTCGCCAAAAGCAGGCGCCCTATGA
- a CDS encoding glycoside hydrolase family 32 protein yields the protein MTVSVNAMNAPMPSPLEHAQQALSEGQSRLIGDYRPAYHLAPVAGWMNDPNGVVFFRGEYHVFYQHHPFDAKWGPMYWGHAKSTDLVHWQHLPLALAPGDDFDRHGCFSGSAVVCGDTLALIYTGHTWLGEVGDERFIRQVQCLATSDDGIRFVKHGAVIENAPQETIMHFRDPKVWREDGYWYLIAGARLGDKPLLPLYRSTDLHTWDFLDYVSSGNEGDGYMWECPDLFRLNGCDVLLYSPQGMKPEGYERLNKYQTGYRIGRLDSEWHFTGGPFIELDNGHDFYAAQTLETADGRRLVWAWLDMWESPMPSQAHHWCGMLGLPRELELQGDRLGVFPARELTALRQAPLPSVAPWGESGSRWVPQVKGDRLEIHVHLDLLDCTEGHLGIALRCSTDEQEQTLLYYDASLQRLVLDRSRSGAQVSGQRSVSIVPSQTQLHLRVFLDRSSIEVFEENGRFSFSSRLYPRPDSLGVKLLANGTGGRVAIPKAWPLDSGWL from the coding sequence ATGACTGTGTCTGTGAATGCCATGAACGCCCCCATGCCCTCCCCCCTTGAACATGCGCAGCAGGCGCTGAGTGAAGGTCAGTCTCGTCTCATCGGCGATTATCGACCGGCCTATCATCTGGCGCCTGTCGCAGGCTGGATGAACGACCCTAACGGGGTGGTGTTTTTCCGTGGCGAGTATCACGTGTTCTACCAACACCACCCTTTCGATGCCAAATGGGGTCCGATGTATTGGGGGCACGCCAAGAGCACCGACCTGGTCCATTGGCAGCATCTGCCTCTCGCCCTGGCGCCAGGCGATGATTTCGACCGCCACGGCTGTTTTTCCGGTAGCGCGGTGGTGTGTGGCGACACCTTGGCGCTGATCTACACCGGGCACACCTGGCTGGGAGAAGTGGGCGACGAACGCTTTATCCGCCAGGTCCAGTGCCTGGCCACCAGTGACGACGGCATCCGGTTCGTCAAGCATGGCGCCGTCATCGAGAACGCGCCGCAAGAAACGATCATGCACTTTCGCGACCCCAAGGTCTGGCGGGAGGATGGCTATTGGTACCTGATTGCCGGCGCGCGCCTGGGCGACAAGCCGCTGTTGCCGCTGTACCGCTCCACCGACCTGCACACCTGGGACTTCCTCGACTACGTGTCCAGTGGCAATGAGGGCGATGGCTACATGTGGGAATGCCCGGACCTGTTTCGCCTCAACGGCTGTGACGTGCTGCTTTACTCCCCCCAGGGGATGAAACCCGAAGGTTACGAACGCCTCAACAAGTACCAGACCGGTTATCGCATTGGCCGGCTCGACAGCGAATGGCACTTCACCGGCGGGCCGTTCATCGAACTGGATAACGGTCACGATTTCTATGCCGCGCAAACGTTGGAGACCGCCGATGGTCGGCGCCTGGTGTGGGCTTGGCTGGACATGTGGGAAAGCCCGATGCCGAGCCAGGCCCATCACTGGTGCGGCATGCTCGGTTTGCCCCGCGAGCTTGAACTGCAGGGCGATCGCCTTGGCGTGTTTCCGGCACGGGAACTGACCGCGCTGCGCCAGGCGCCGCTGCCGAGCGTCGCGCCGTGGGGCGAGTCGGGCAGCCGATGGGTGCCGCAAGTGAAGGGCGACAGGCTCGAAATCCATGTGCATCTGGATCTGCTCGACTGCACCGAAGGCCACCTGGGCATCGCCTTGCGCTGCAGCACCGATGAGCAGGAACAAACCCTGCTTTATTACGACGCGTCACTGCAACGCCTGGTGCTCGATCGCAGCCGCTCGGGTGCGCAAGTGAGCGGTCAGCGCAGCGTGTCGATCGTGCCTTCGCAAACACAGCTGCACCTGCGGGTATTTCTCGATCGCTCGTCCATCGAGGTGTTCGAGGAAAACGGCCGCTTCAGCTTCAGCAGCCGCCTCTATCCGCGGCCCGACAGCCTCGGGGTGAAACTATTGGCGAACGGGACTGGCGGGCGCGTCGCCATTCCCAAGGCGTGGCCGCTGGACTCGGGTTGGCTGTGA